One window of Desulfobaculum bizertense DSM 18034 genomic DNA carries:
- the tatC gene encoding twin-arginine translocase subunit TatC, protein MGLLDHLEELRKRLTYCVIAVIVGLFACYGFAEQLFDFLMMPLKPILPEGSSLIFTGLPEGFFTYIKLSAFAGLFVVSPFIFYQLWAFIAPGLYKEERRWVFPIALCSSLFFVSGACFGYFVVFPIAFKFFMGFGTDIIKPMPSLKEYLSFSLKLLTAFGVAFELPLFIFFLARLGMVSSRWLKDKRKYFVLVAFVISAVLTPPDVVSQCFMAGPLIILYELGIIVAWLFGKAEPRKMKNAE, encoded by the coding sequence ATGGGACTTCTTGACCATCTTGAGGAGTTGCGGAAACGTCTGACCTACTGTGTTATCGCCGTTATTGTTGGCCTTTTTGCCTGTTATGGTTTTGCTGAGCAGCTTTTTGATTTCTTGATGATGCCGCTCAAGCCTATCCTTCCCGAAGGGTCGAGCCTGATCTTCACCGGTCTGCCAGAAGGCTTCTTTACCTACATTAAGCTCTCTGCATTTGCTGGCCTTTTTGTGGTCAGTCCCTTTATTTTTTATCAGCTGTGGGCCTTTATCGCCCCCGGTCTGTACAAGGAAGAGCGTCGCTGGGTTTTCCCCATTGCCTTGTGTTCCTCCCTCTTCTTTGTCTCTGGCGCATGTTTTGGCTATTTTGTCGTGTTCCCCATTGCCTTCAAGTTCTTTATGGGTTTTGGAACAGACATCATCAAGCCGATGCCCAGCCTGAAAGAGTATCTCTCTTTCTCCCTCAAGCTGCTCACCGCTTTTGGTGTCGCGTTTGAGCTGCCACTCTTTATTTTCTTCCTTGCCCGCCTTGGAATGGTGTCTTCCCGCTGGCTCAAGGACAAACGAAAATACTTTGTTCTCGTGGCATTTGTTATCTCCGCAGTTTTGACACCCCCGGACGTGGTTTCACAGTGCTTTATGGCTGGTCCGCTCATTATTCTGTATGAGCTTGGTATCATTGTCGCCTGGCTGTTTGGCAAAGCTGAACCTCGCAAAATGAAAAACGCAGAGTAG